From the genome of Pseudomonas migulae:
GCACAACCGCCAGCTCGATCACGTTGGCGCCTTGCTGGCCCATGACCGACAACGTGTCGCGCTCTACGGCATCGAGTTGGGTGGCGACCCTGCGGCTGTAGGAAAGCCCCGCTTCCGTCAGCTTGACCCCGCGCCGGGAGCGTCGGAACAGTTCCACACCGAGGAACTCCTCAAGGCTGGCGATCTGTCGGCAAATCGCTCCCTGGGTGAGTGAAAGTTCTTGGGCGGCCTTGGTAAAGCTCTCGTGGCGCGCGGCCGCTTCAAAGCTGATCATGGCTGTTGTGCTGGGAATCTTTCTGCGCATGTACGTCAACCTCACTAATGCATCGCATTAAATCTGTTTCGCGACGTTTCGGAGTGAGAAATTAGCACAACAGTATGCAAAATCCTCGTTTGCTGTAACGCCGAAGCGGGCCTAGGATCAGTCCACGTTATTTGACCCGATTCGAGAGGACACACTCATGGGCGGTAAAGCTAGCTTCAATTGGATTGATCCCCTGCTGCTGGATCAACAGCTCACCGAAGAAGAACGCATGATCCGCGACACCGCCGAGCAATTCGCTCGGCAAAAGCTCGCTCCGCGTGTTCTTGAAGCATTCCGTCATGAGAAAACCGATCCGGCAATCTTCCGCGAGATGGGCGAAGTCGGCCTGCTCGGCGCAACCATTCCTGAGCAGTATGGCGGCAGCGGCCTGAACTACGTCAGCTACGGCTTGATCGCCCGTGAAGTCGAGCGCGTCGATTCGGGTTATCGCTCGATGATGAGCGTGCAGTCCTCGTTGGTGATGGTGCCGATCAATGAATTCGGTACTGAAGCCCAAAAGCAGAAGTACCTGCCAAAACTCGCAACGGGCGAATGGATCGGTTGCTTCGGTCTGACCGAGCCTGACCACGGTTCCGACCCGGGCTCGATGATTACTCGTGCGCGCAAAGTGGAAGGCGGCTACAGCCTGACCGGCAGCAAGATGTGGATCACCAACAGCCCGATCGCCGACGTGTTCGTGGTTTGGGGCAAGGACGACGCCGGCGACATTCGTGGCTTCGTTCTGGAAAAGGGCTGGAAAGGCCTGAGCGCTCCTGCAATCCACGGCAAGGTCGGCCTGCGTGCGTCCATCACCGGTGAGATCGTCATGGACAACGTGTTTGTCCCTGAAGAGAACATTTTCCCTGACGTTCGTGGTTTGAAAGGCCCTTTTACTTGCCTCAACTCTGCGCGTTACGGCATCGCTTGGGGCGCCTTGGGTGCTGCGGAGTTCTGCTGGCACACCGCTCGCCAATACACCCTGGATCGTCAGCAGTTCGGTCGCCCGTTGGCCGCTACTCAGCTGATCCAGAAGAAGCTGGCCGACATGCAGACCGAGATCACCATGGCGCTGCAAGGCTGCCTGCGTCTGGGTCGCATGAAAGATGAAGGCACGGCAGCGGTGGAGATCACTTCGATAATGAAGCGCAACTCCTGCGGCAAGTCCCTGGACATTGCCCGAATGGCGCGCGACATGCTGGGTGGCAATGGTATCTCTGATGAGTTCGGCGTTGCCCGTCACCTGGTCAACCTGGAAGTGGTGAATACCTATGAAGGTACGCATGACGTCCATGCGCTGATCCTCGGTCGTGCGCAGACCGGTATCCAGGCGTTCTATTAACAGGAGAACGGCCATGGGCGCGCTTTCGCATCTACGGGTACTGGATTTATCGCGGGTGCTGGCCGGGCCTTGGTCCGGGCAGATACTGGCGGACCTTGGCGCCGAGGTGATCAAGGTCGAGCGTCCGGGTAATGGCGATGACACGCGCGCCTGGGGGCCTCCGTTTCTTAAAGACGCCTATGGCGAGAACACCAGCGAAGCCGCCTATTACTTGTCGGCCAATCGCAACAAGCAATCCGTGACCATCGACTTCACGCGTCCGGAGGGGCAGAAGCTGGTGCGCGAGCTGGCGGCCAAGTCCGACATCCTGATCGAGAACTTCAAGGTCGGTGGTCTGGCGGCTTATGGGCTGGACTATCAGTCGCTCAGGGCTGCCAATCCGAATCTGATTTACTGCTCGATCACGGGGTTTGGTCAGACCGGCCCGTATGCCAAGCGCGCGGGTTATGACTTCATGATTCAGGGCCTGGGGGGCCTGATGAGCCTTACAGGTCGGCCGGAAGGAGATGAGGGGGCGGGGCCGGTGAAAGTCGGCGTGGCGCTGACGGATATTTTGACCGGGCTCTACTCGACTGTGGCGATCCTTGCAGCGCTGGCTCATAGGGATCATGACGGCGGCGGTCAGCATATCGATATGGCTCTGCTGGATGTTCAGGTGGCGTGTCTGGCTAACCAGGCGATGAATTACCTGACGACGGGCAATGCACCGAAGCGTCTGGGCAATGCGCATCCGAACATCGTGCCTTATCAGGACTTTCCTACGGCAGATGGCGATTTCATCCTGACCGTGGGCAATGACGGCCAATTTCGCAAATTTGCGGAGGTGGCTGGGCAGCCTCAGTGGGCGGATGATCCGCGCTTTGCCACCAACAAGCTGCGAGTGGCGAATCGGGCATTGCTGATTCCATTGATCCGCCAGGCTACGGTGTTCAAGACCACTGCTGAGTGGGTGGCGCAGCTGGAGCAGGCGGGCGTGCCATGCGGCCCGATCAATGATCTGGCTCAAGTGTTTGCCGATCCTCAGGTGAAGGCGCGCGGGCTGGCAATCGAGCTGCCTCATGTTCTGGCCGGAATGGTGCCGCAGGTGGCGAGTCCGATTCGTCTGTCCGAGACTCCTGTGGAGTATCGCAATGCGCCTCCTTTGCTGGGTGAGCACACGTCCGAGGTATTGCAGCGGGTATTGGGTCTGGATGCTGGTGCGGTAGCTGCTTTTAAAGAGGCCGGAGTGCTCTGAGGATTCCTTCTATATAGAGGGAGTGGTTTTCACTCCTTCCCATATAGAGGAAAACAGGCTGTTTTCTGGCTTTCTGCAAGTTATTGATAGAAAAGCCAAATCAGGGGTTGACGGCAGATTCTGGAAGTCTATAATTCGCCCCACTTCCGGCGCAGTCGAAACGGAAAACTCCTTGGTAAACAAAGAGTTACGCAGTTTTCGACAGCGAGTTGCTTCAGATCATCGAAGCCCAGAAGGAGTTGGTTGAGCAGTGTGTTTTCGCTTGATTGACGGTTCGATCTTCTCGGTCGAAAGCGGAGAAAAAGAGGTGTTGACAGCAGCGAGTAACGCTGTAGAATTCGCCTCCCGCTAACGAGAGATCGGAAGCGCAAGTGGTTGAAGTTGCAAAGGAAACTTTGAAAACTTCTGAAAATAACCGCTTGACAGATACAGGGGACGCTGTAGAATGCGCGCCTCGGTTGAGACGAAAGATCTTAACCAACCGCTCTTTAACAACTGAATCAAGCAATTCGTGTGGGTGCTTGTGGAGTCAGACTGATAGTCAACAAGATTATCAGCATCACAAGTTACTCCGCGAGAAATCAAAGATGTAACCAACGATTGCTGAGCCAAGTTTAGGGTTTCTTAAAAACCCAAAGATGTTTGAACTGAAGAGTTTGATCATGGCTCAGATTGAACGCTGGCGGCAGGCCTAACACATGCAAGTCGAGCGGTAGAGAGGAGCTTGCTTCTCTTGAGAGCGGCGGACGGGTGAGTAATGCCTAGGAATCTGCCTGGTAGTGGGGGATAACGCTCGGAAACGGACGCTAATACCGCATACGTCCTACGGGAGAAAGCAGGGGACCTTCGGGCCTTGCGCTATCAGATGAGCCTAGGTCGGATTAGCTAGTTGGTGAGGTAATGGCTCACCAAGGCGACGATCCGTAACTGGTCTGAGAGGATGATCAGTCACACTGGAACTGAGACACGGTCCAGACTCCTACGGGAGGCAGCAGTGGGGAATATTGGACAATGGGCGAAAGCCTGATCCAGCCATGCCGCGTGTGTGAAGAAGGTCTTCGGATTGTAAAGCACTTTAAGTTGGGAGGAAGGGCATTAACCTAATACGTTGGTGTCTTGACGTTACCGACAGAATAAGCACCGGCTAACTCTGTGCCAGCAGCCGCGGTAATACAGAGGGTGCAAGCGTTAATCGGAATTACTGGGCGTAAAGCGCGCGTAGGTGGTTTGTTAAGTTGGATGTGAAATCCCCGGGCTCAACCTGGGAACTGCATTCAAAACTGACAAGCTAGAGTATGGTAGAGGGTGGTGGAATTTCCTGTGTAGCGGTGAAATGCGTAGATATAGGAAGGAACACCAGTGGCGAAGGCGACCACCTGGACTGATACTGACACTGAGGTGCGAAAGCGTGGGGAGCAAACAGGATTAGATACCCTGGTAGTCCACGCCGTAAACGATGTCAACTAGCCGTTGGGAGCCTTGAGCTCTTAGTGGCGCAGCTAACGCATTAAGTTGACCGCCTGGGGAGTACGGCCGCAAGGTTAAAACTCAAATGAATTGACGGGGGCCCGCACAAGCGGTGGAGCATGTGGTTTAATTCGAAGCAACGCGAAGAACCTTACCAGGCCTTGACATCCAATGAACTTTCCAGAGATGGATTGGTGCCTTCGGGAACATTGAGACAGGTGCTGCATGGCTGTCGTCAGCTCGTGTCGTGAGATGTTGGGTTAAGTCCCGTAACGAGCGCAACCCTTGTCCTTAGTTACCAGCACGTAATGGTGGGCACTCTAAGGAGACTGCCGGTGACAAACCGGAGGAAGGTGGGGATGACGTCAAGTCATCATGGCCCTTACGGCCTGGGCTACACACGTGCTACAATGGTCGGTACAGAGGGTTGCCAAGCCGCGAGGTGGAGCTAATCCCACAAAACCGATCGTAGTCCGGATCGCAGTCTGCAACTCGACTGCGTGAAGTCGGAATCGCTAGTAATCGCGAATCAGAATGTCGCGGTGAATACGTTCCCGGGCCTTGTACACACCGCCCGTCACACCATGGGAGTGGGTTGCACCAGAAGTAGCTAGTCTAACCTTCGGGAGGACGGTTACCACGGTGTGATTCATGACTGGGGTGAAGTCGTAACAAGGTAGCCGTAGGGGAACCTGCGGCTGGATCACCTCCTTAATCGACGACATCAGCTGCTCCATAAGTTCCCACACGAATTGCTTGATTCATTGAAGAAGACGATAAAGAAGCAGCCCTAACGGGTTGTAGCTTGGTTGGTTAGAGCGCACCCCATGCTTTGTGGTAAAGAGCAGGGTGAGGTCGGCCGGATAGCTCGAAATTGGGTCTGTAGCTCAGTTGGTTAGAGCGCACCCCTGATAAGGGTGAGGTCGGCAGTTCGAATCTGCCCAGACCCACCAATTTTTGTGTGGGATCCTGTAGCAATACGGGGCCATAGCTCAGCTGGGAGAGCGCCTGCCTTGCACGCAGGAGGTCAACGGTTCGATCCCGTTTGGCTCCACCACTACTGCTTCTGTTTGTTGAAAGCTTAGAAATGAGCATTCCATCGTGATGATGGTGAATGTTGATTTCTAGTCTTTGGCTAGATCGTTCTTTAAAAATTTGGGTATGTGATAGAAAGATAGACTGAACGTTACTTTCACTGGTAACGGATCAGGCTAAGGTAAAATTTGTGAGTTTAATCGCGAATTTTCGGCGAATGTCGTCTTCACAGTATAACCAGATTGCTTGGGGTTATATGGTCAAGTGAAGAAGCGCATACGGTGGATGCCTTGGCAGTCAGAGGCGATGAAAGACGTGGTAGCCTGCGAAAAGCTTCGGGGAGTCGGCAAACAGACTTTGATCCGGAGATGTCTGAATGGGGGAACCCACCTAACATAAGTTAGGTATCTTAAGCTGAATACATAGGCTTAAGAAGCGAACCAGGGGAACTGAAACATCTAAGTACCCTGAGGAAAAGAAATCAACCGAGATTCCCTTAGTAGTGGCGAGCGAACGGGGACTAGCCCTTAAGTGGCTTTGAGATTAGCGGAACGCTCTGGAAAGTGCGGCCATAGTGGGTGATAGCCCTGTACGCGAAAATCTCTTAGTCATGAAATCGAGTAGGACGGAGCACGAGAAACTTTGTCTGAATATGGGGGGACCATCCTCCAAGGCTAAATACTACTGACTGACCGATAGTGAACTAGTACCGTGAGGGAAAGGCGAAAAGAACCCCGGAGAGGGGAGTGAAATAGATCCTGAAACCGTATGCGTACAAGCAGTGGGAGCCCACTTTGTTGGGTGACTGCGTACCTTTTGTATAATGGGTCAGCGACTTATTTTCAGTGGCGAGCTTAACCGAATAGGGGAGGCGTAGCGAAAGCGAGTCTTAATAGGGCGTCTAGTCGCTGGGAATAGACCCGAAACCGGGCGATCTATCCATGGGCAGGTTGAAGGTTGGGTAACACTAACTGGAGGACCGAACCGACTACCGTTGAAAAGTTAGCGGATGACCTGTGGATCGGAGTGAAAGGCTAATCAAGCTCGGAGATAGCTGGTTCTCCTCGAAAGCTATTTAGGTAGCGCCTCATGTATCACTGTAGGGGGTAGAGCACTGTTTCGGCTAGGGGGTCATCCCGACTTACCAAACCGATGCAAACTCCGAATACCTACAAGTGCCGAGCATGGGAGACACACGGCGGGTGCTAACGTCCGTCGTGAAAAGGGAAACAACCCAGACCGTCAGCTAAGGTCCCAAAGTTATGGTTAAGTGGGAAACGATGTGGGAAGGCTTAGACAGCTAGGAGGTTGGCTTAGAAGCAGCCACCCTTTAAAGAAAGCGTAATAGCTCACTAGTCGAGTCGGCCTGCGCGGAAGATGTAACGGGGCTCAAACCATACACCGAAGCTACGGGTATCACTTAGGTGATGCGGTAGAGGAGCGTTCTGTAAGCCTGTGAAGGTGAGTTGAGAAGCTTGCTGGAGGTATCAGAAGTGCGAATGCTGACATGAGTAACGACAATGGGTGTGAAAAACACCCACGCCGAAAGACCAAGGTTTCCTGCGCAACGTTAATCGACGCAGGGTTAGTCGGTCCCTAAGGCGAGGCTGAAAAGCGTAGTCGATGGAAAACAGGTTAATATTCCTGTACTTCTGGTTATTGCGATGGAGGGACGGAGAAGGCTAGGCCAGCTTGGCGTTGGTTGTCCAAGTTTAAGGTGGTAGGCTGGAATCTTAGGTAAATCCGGGATTCTAAGGCCGAGAGCTGATGACGAGTTATCTTTTAGATGACGAAGTGGTTGATGCCATGCTTCCAAGAAAAGCTTCTAAGCTTCAGGTAACCAGGAACCGTACCCCAAACCGACACAGGTGGTTGGGTAGAGAATACCAAGGCGCTTGAGAGAACTCGGGTGAAGGAACTAGGCAAAATGGCACCGTAACTTCGGGAGAAGGTGCGCCGGTGAGGGTGAAGCATTTACTGCGTAAGCCCATGCCGGTCGAAGATACCAGGCCGCTGCGACTGTTTATTAAAAACACAGCACTCTGCAAACACGAAAGTGGACGTATAGGGTGTGACGCCTGCCCGGTGCCGGAAGGTTAATTGATGGGGTTAGCTAACGCGAAGCTCTTGATCGAAGCCCCGGTAAACGGCGGCCGTAACTATAACGGTCCTAAGGTAGCGAAATTCCTTGTCGGGTAAGTTCCGACCTGCACGAATGGCGTAACGATGGCGGCGCTGTCTCCACCCGAGACTCAGTGAAATTGAAATCGCTGTGAAGATGCAGTGTATCCGCGGCTAGACGGAAAGACCCCGTGAACCTTTACTATAGCTTTGCACTGGACTTTGAATTTGCTTGTGTAGGATAGGTGGGAGGCTTTGAAGCGTGGACGCCAGTTCGCGTGGAGCCAACCTTGAAATACCACCCTGGCAACTTTGAGGTTCTAACTCAGGTCCGTTATCCGGATCGAGGACAGTGTATGGTGGGTAGTTTGACTGGGGCGGTCTCCTCCTAAAGAGTAACGGAGGAGTACGAAGGTGCGCTCAGACCGGTCGGAAATCGGTCGTAGAGTATAAAGGCAAAAGCGCGCTTGACTGCGAGACAGACACGTCGAGCAGGTACGAAAGTAGGTCTTAGTGATCCGGTGGTTCTGTATGGAAGGGCCATCGCTCAACGGATAAAAGGTACTCCGGGGATAACAGGCTGATACCGCCCAAGAGTTCATATCGACGGCGGTGTTTGGCACCTCGATGTCGGCTCATCACATCCTGGGGCTGAAGCCGGTCCCAAGGGTATGGCTGTTCGCCATTTAAAGTGGTACGCGAGCTGGGTTTAGAACGTCGTGAGACAGTTCGGTCCCTATCTGCCGTGGACGTTTGAGATTTGAGAGGGGCTGCTCCTAGTACGAGAGGACCGGAGTGGACGAACCTCTGGTGTTCCGGTTGTCACGCCAGTGGCATTGCCGGGTAGCTATGTTCGGAATAGATAACCGCTGAAAGCATCTAAGCGGGAAACTAGCCTCAAGATGAGATCTCACTGGGACCTTGAGTCCCCTGAAGGGCCGTCGAAGACTACGACGTTGATAGGTTGGGTGTGTAAGCGCTGTGAGGCGTTGAGCTAACCAATACTAATTGCCCGTGAGGCTTGACCATATAACACCCAAGCAATCTGTGAACTCGAGAGAGGCCAGATTGCGGTGTGTGAAGACGAAACGAACCGAAAGTTCGAGAAACAAACACACAAACTATCGCATACCCATTCGCTGGAACGTGATCTCGCAAGAGAAAACGAGCCGGCTACCGAATTTCTTGACGACCATAGAGCGTTGGAACCACCTGATCCCATCCCGAACTCAGTAGTGAAACGATGCATCGCCGATGGTAGTGTGGGGTTTCCCCATGTGAGAGTAGGTCATCGTCAAGATTAAATTCCGAAACCCCAATTGCGAAAGCAGTTGGGGTTTTGTTTTAGTAGAAGTCACCAATTTTGCTGGCACGTTACGAACTAACGGGCTGGTCACAGAATTTCTTGACGACCATAGAGCATTGGAACCACCTGATCCCATCCCGAACTCAGCAGTGAAACGATGCATCGCCGATGGTAGTGTGGGGTTTCCCCATGTGAGAGTAGGTCATCGTCAAGATTGAATTCCGAAACCCCTGTCCGCTAACGCAGACAGGGGTTTTGTCGTTTCGGGCTTGCTAAAAGCCCGATAGGCCGCCTCGGAGAAACAAAAAAGCCAGCCCCTGGAAATCAAGGGCTGGCTTTTTTATGGGCTGATATTTAGAACTGGTAGCTGATTGTGGCGGCGAGATTGCGTTCTTCGCCCAGGTAGCAGAAGTTCAGACTGGCACAGGAGGCCACGTAGGACTCGTTGGTCAGATTGTTCGCATTCAGGCGTACGTCAACGCCCTTCAGGCCAACCTTGCCCAGGTCATAGCCGACAGACGCATCGAACAAGGTGTAGGACGGCACCTTCATGGTGTTTTCAGCATCAGCCCAGCTGTAGCCGACATAACGCACACCACCGCCGAGCCGCAGACCATCCAGTGCCGCGCTGTCGAACTTATAGTCAGCCCAGACCGACGCCATATGCCGCGGTGCCTGGGTAGGCGAGTTGCCCTTGTTCTCGATCACGTCTGTTGGCGTACTCAAGGTGCTGATCATCGACTTCGAGTATTCGATGTCGGTGAAGGTGTAGCTGCCAAGCACTTTGAGGTTATCGGTCAGCTGCAGGTGCGCTTCCAGCTCCAGCCCTTGAGAGCGCACAGCGCCGACGGCGCGATAGAAGTTTTCCTGAGGCAGTTTCGTCGCCAGGTTTTCCTGATCGATGCGGAACAACGATGCCGTGAACAAATTGTCGGTACCCGGAGGTTGATACTTCAAACCGACTTCCCACTGTGTGCCATCGGTGGGTGCCAGTGGGTTACCGGCGCTGTCCGCGTAGGAGTTTGGATTGAAAGACTCGGAATAACTAATGTACGGCGCCAGACCGCTATCAAACAAATAGAGCGCACCTGCACGCCCCGTCAGCTTGGTTCGTTTGTCGCTGATTTCAGTGCCCACTGGGCGTCCGGTTTCAGCCAGCCGATTTTCATCCGAGGTTTCGACCCAGTCTTGCCGCAGACCGAGGGAGAAGCGCCACTTGTCCATCTCGATCAGGTCTTGCAGGTAGACGCCGGTTTGCTCCAGGCGTCGCAGATAACTGGTCGGACTGTAGAAGTCGATGTCCGAATTGCCGTACACCGGATTAAACGCATCAATCGGCGCAAGCCCGCCGCTGCTCCAGTCGACCACGGTTTTGCGGCGCTGATAATCCGCCCCCAACAGTACGGTATGCTTGGTTGCCCCGGTGAAAAACTCCGCTTGCAGCATGTTATCGACAATGAAGGCATGAAGCTTTTCATCACCGCCAGTGTAGTAACGGTTCAACTCATTACTGGTCGGCGTCGTCCAGCCATAGGCGTAGACCTGATCGATCTTCACCTTGGAGTCGAGATACCTGAAGTTTTGCCGTGCGGTGAAAACATCGTTGAAACGGTGCTCGAACTGATATCCGAAGGACTGTTGATCACGCCGATAACCATCAACGCCCGGTTCACCTTCGAAGAAGTGTGGCGAGATGCGGTTGCCATTGCGTTGGTGCAGAGTGCCGTCGGCCGGCACGCCACCGTGATAACCACCCTCCGGATCGTGTTGCAGATAGGCCTGTAGCGTTAGCGACGTATCTTCGGTGAAGTCGATACTCACCGTTGGTGCCAACGCGTAGCGCTTTTCCTTGTTGTGGTCGAACTGTGTGTCGGACTGATCCGTCAACCCTGTCAGGCGATAGGCAATGCGTTTGTCATCATCCACCGGGCCACTGAAGTCGAAACCCATGCC
Proteins encoded in this window:
- a CDS encoding acyl-CoA dehydrogenase is translated as MGGKASFNWIDPLLLDQQLTEEERMIRDTAEQFARQKLAPRVLEAFRHEKTDPAIFREMGEVGLLGATIPEQYGGSGLNYVSYGLIAREVERVDSGYRSMMSVQSSLVMVPINEFGTEAQKQKYLPKLATGEWIGCFGLTEPDHGSDPGSMITRARKVEGGYSLTGSKMWITNSPIADVFVVWGKDDAGDIRGFVLEKGWKGLSAPAIHGKVGLRASITGEIVMDNVFVPEENIFPDVRGLKGPFTCLNSARYGIAWGALGAAEFCWHTARQYTLDRQQFGRPLAATQLIQKKLADMQTEITMALQGCLRLGRMKDEGTAAVEITSIMKRNSCGKSLDIARMARDMLGGNGISDEFGVARHLVNLEVVNTYEGTHDVHALILGRAQTGIQAFY
- a CDS encoding CaiB/BaiF CoA transferase family protein, with amino-acid sequence MGALSHLRVLDLSRVLAGPWSGQILADLGAEVIKVERPGNGDDTRAWGPPFLKDAYGENTSEAAYYLSANRNKQSVTIDFTRPEGQKLVRELAAKSDILIENFKVGGLAAYGLDYQSLRAANPNLIYCSITGFGQTGPYAKRAGYDFMIQGLGGLMSLTGRPEGDEGAGPVKVGVALTDILTGLYSTVAILAALAHRDHDGGGQHIDMALLDVQVACLANQAMNYLTTGNAPKRLGNAHPNIVPYQDFPTADGDFILTVGNDGQFRKFAEVAGQPQWADDPRFATNKLRVANRALLIPLIRQATVFKTTAEWVAQLEQAGVPCGPINDLAQVFADPQVKARGLAIELPHVLAGMVPQVASPIRLSETPVEYRNAPPLLGEHTSEVLQRVLGLDAGAVAAFKEAGVL
- a CDS encoding TonB-dependent siderophore receptor; this translates as MTVRYISKNSPNFTADGGALRHAIRAALFSTALGVGLLPISAVAAGSSAVSSHRYNIAAGPLSDVLNQFARQAGITLSTTPSQTAGLQSPGVQGQYSADQALSHLLSGSGLEAVSQDGNGYVLRSVTEALALPTTDIKGFALGNALGSMDGYNATHSQIATKTSTALLETSQSVSVVTRQQMDDQGSQTVAQAMRYTPGVLTNPYGATHRYDYVAMRGFNDGSVDNIYLDGLKSMGDSGTYSTMQVDPYFLERVDILKGPSSVLYGRSSPGGLVALTSKKPLYEAYHQVQATVGTQGQRGMGFDFSGPVDDDKRIAYRLTGLTDQSDTQFDHNKEKRYALAPTVSIDFTEDTSLTLQAYLQHDPEGGYHGGVPADGTLHQRNGNRISPHFFEGEPGVDGYRRDQQSFGYQFEHRFNDVFTARQNFRYLDSKVKIDQVYAYGWTTPTSNELNRYYTGGDEKLHAFIVDNMLQAEFFTGATKHTVLLGADYQRRKTVVDWSSGGLAPIDAFNPVYGNSDIDFYSPTSYLRRLEQTGVYLQDLIEMDKWRFSLGLRQDWVETSDENRLAETGRPVGTEISDKRTKLTGRAGALYLFDSGLAPYISYSESFNPNSYADSAGNPLAPTDGTQWEVGLKYQPPGTDNLFTASLFRIDQENLATKLPQENFYRAVGAVRSQGLELEAHLQLTDNLKVLGSYTFTDIEYSKSMISTLSTPTDVIENKGNSPTQAPRHMASVWADYKFDSAALDGLRLGGGVRYVGYSWADAENTMKVPSYTLFDASVGYDLGKVGLKGVDVRLNANNLTNESYVASCASLNFCYLGEERNLAATISYQF